GCATTTAATTATCCAAAATGAACATTATTCTTGTACATGATTATTAACTTTATGGTTAGCAGCTTATCGTACTAATACGTACCAAAAATACATGCAATGAACAAGTTATTCTAGAATGTCACCATCCTTTTATTTAAGTATCACCAGCGAATTTCGTTAGTATAAGTAAGCATCGGTAGCAGGGAATTGTCTCTATAAGCATTCCTCCTAGACTTAGATGTGTTACGAACGAGCTTCGCCTCCTTCATATTAAGGTAAAGTCAGTATATAACATATATAAAGTTTTGTAAATATTCAGTTAATAAAAAAGTTAAAATTTTTATCTAACGTGCATAAGATGGACGGACTTGGCAGAAGCTAAAAACAAAATTGACTACTCTTTAAAGGGAGTGCCACATGAAACGATTTATATGTTTAGCTGCTATGTTGATATTGCTGCTGATTGGACAACAGACCTTTGCAGAAACTGCACCTTCAAACAAAGCTCCTGAGGCGAGTAAGACAAAGATTCCGTCTTCTGTCTTAAATATTGCTAAGGAAAATACATACCCAAATCCGACTCAGGATTTGCCGTATCTCATGCCCAGCAAGTTTGCAAAGTCATTAATAAAAACAACTGATATTAAGATTGAAAACCCAGAACTCATTCATATGCTGAATGAAACGGCGATATCAAAAGCTCCGTTGGTTATTGGATACAGGGCTACCATCTATTTAGGTCACTGGGCTTTAAATTACCAATCAACGGAAACGTCTCCTAATTGGGAGTACCAGCAAGTGAATACCAATTTTTTTGACAATCGCGGCACAGATACCATCTATCCACTTCATTATAATCAACAAGCTCAAAAAGTAATTCGTGGTGGACTGACTGCAAAAATACCTGCTACTGCAGATGTACAAAAAATGATGCTGCTTAAAGCATCTGAAAAAACCAATTTGCCTCTTTCCTTTGAGACAATTATTGGAGGCGGTACAAAAAAAGACCAGACATATAATGTTCCTTCGCAGCGTCTAGGCTACCTAAATGCTTACGTGCCTGCAATCAATGAGAAGGGGAAGGTCACATATGGCGAGGTATATCTAATCCTAAAAGGGAATACACGAACA
The Peribacillus sp. FSL H8-0477 genome window above contains:
- a CDS encoding YfkD family protein; protein product: MKRFICLAAMLILLLIGQQTFAETAPSNKAPEASKTKIPSSVLNIAKENTYPNPTQDLPYLMPSKFAKSLIKTTDIKIENPELIHMLNETAISKAPLVIGYRATIYLGHWALNYQSTETSPNWEYQQVNTNFFDNRGTDTIYPLHYNQQAQKVIRGGLTAKIPATADVQKMMLLKASEKTNLPLSFETIIGGGTKKDQTYNVPSQRLGYLNAYVPAINEKGKVTYGEVYLILKGNTRTIDIKNITSQGIGAWIPIQDHLTFSFTAAQQPR